The stretch of DNA GCGGAAACCTCAGGGCCAAACCCTGCTCTCGTTTACGCGGGAGCCAATGCGGAGCGGCGGTTACCACCCGACAGGTAGGGACGCCGAGCGCCTCCGACCTTCCCATCTTCTTGTGGTCCCGGGGAAGGAGCCTGCAGGATGGGCGACGTGATGGAGGTGGGATTGGGGCGTGGGAGGAGGTGAGCAAATTAGCAAGGCTGGTTTGCGCGAGACTGACGGATCTGCGTTGCCCGTGGCGGGTAACAGCAAGTGCCGTGAGCTGCAGCGAGGCCGTCGGATGGTGCTTTTACACCGAGTCTCCTCGGAATGCTGGAAGATGCTACCCCGCCAGCCCGGCTGCCCAAGCACTGTCCCTGCGGCTCGTATGCCGCGGCTCCATCGGGACCCCAGCGGGGCAAGGGGATTTTCCTGAAAGCCACAGTACGGGCACGCTCTCCCAAACGCGGTCGTACAGCTCGATGGGAAGAATGAAAACTCGGGAGCAGTAAAAAATAGCACCTGATATTTAGGAAGTTTTTGACACTCGGGCTGCCAAGCTGTGACAATATGAACAAGTGAGATTTTAAACACATCGAAGTGTGATTTCAAACGTCTCATCAAGATGTATTGCAGGATCTTTCATCCTAGCAGACAAATGATTTAGAAATGTCTTCCAAATTAATCCCTACAGAGAGAACCTTGCTCGCCAGGGAAGTGCGGGTACATAGGGCTACCCAACAGCCACCGCTTCTCTTAATCGCAGTCCGCTCCGCACCCCGGGATGAAAGCCTCAAAGGCAACTGGTGGAATGTCTCAGGGATTGATCAGCAAGTGTCGGATGTCCTGGCTCCTCCCGGTGTGTTATGAAATGTGATACAGGGAGGCGAGATGAGAAACCAGCCTGCCTGTGCTGCATTTCTGGATGGGAGAGGACCAGTGTTAGGGCGAGTGCATGACGTTGTGTTGGAGTCCATGATCTCAAGGTTCAAAAATGCATCTCTGATCTCGTCGCTTCTcgcctggttttggcttttgtttctgatttgcaGCTGGTTTATGTGTGGGGCTAACCATCAGTGAAGCCTTTCCTCCGCAAATTTGTCTCTCCTGTGATAGCAGAACATTTTATGGATATGGGTGGGCTTTGACCTAAACCCTACAGAAACCACTTGGCTCGTGAGAAGCCCACAAGGGGACTTGTTGATCAATGTgtcctttttccatcttttcagCAAGACCCCGATGTGGAGATGGAAGGCCAGGATACATTTCCCAAGGAATCCCAGTTTCCAGCCTCTGGGCTCGGTTCTTTCTCGGTTTGGGCTCTTGGGACACCTTTGCTTCTCCACCCCGTGGGACAGGCTGGACAGGTTGGCACTTGGAAGCCAATTATTCCTCTTTCATAGACAACTTGGAAATGTGGCAGTTTTCCCCCAAAAGCCCCAGAGTCGCGTTTGCTGCTCTGCTGGTCTCAACACAAGCCCTGAGTttcggggaaggggagggagggctgacGCCTGTGTCCTGAGCCACAAGTCACAGCACTGGCCCCGGCAAATCCTGCCCCGGCTTTGGGGACTCGGGGGGCGCACGGCTCAGCTTAATGACTGCGCTGCTCTCAGTCAGCAAAATGAATCCACTTACTTAATAGGGCAGTGGGAGCATCCGAGCCCGTCTCTAACGAGGTGACCTGCAGGTGCCAGCTAATCCCTGACGTTGCAAGGTCTGGCTCATGCCTGTGAATGCACCGTGAGCGTCAGCAGGAGCAAGTCTACCAagtctggggggaggggggcagtgtatgtgtttgtatttaatttccagAGGCTGGGCAGGGTATCCCTTTCCCCAGAATTGTTAGTTACAGTGACGGGGTCCGTCTGGCCACAAAGCAGCATCCTGCAGAGGGTCTGTGAGCATCCCGCTCCGCGTcccctgcccacccagctgccttggggacagcccgtgggctgggagggcagtgatTTTGAGAGGGTGGTCCCTGACCAGGCCTGGCATCACGCTCATGTGCTCTTCAGGTAGAAAATAGCAATGCAGGTCCTGAGGACAACATCAGAGCAAtccttaaaaagcaaagtaaatataggtggtgatttttttttaatttttttttaatagacgcACTGCTTCACGGGTGCAGACTGCTTTATGGGTACAGCCTGCAGCCATTTCAGGAGACCTGCACGTACTTTTCAGGCCAGTGAGACCTTTTCACATCGATTCCTGGGGTCCTCTGGGTGATGTCTCCTACCTTCTCACCCAGCAAGAGCCGTGCTCGCTCTCAGCACGCACAGAGCAGCATTTTCAAGAGGACAGGTCTGCTGTAAGCCCGTAGTGCCTGCTCCTATCCTGGCTTGTGggactgtgatttttttggtgttaCGGGCCAAGCCACTTCACCCCAAAGTGTCCCAGCTGTAAAACAAGGATCATAAAATGCCCCTAACACAAAAACAAGTTGTGAAAACTTAATTAGTCGGCGTTAATCATTTGAACCCCTCAAATAAAAATCGTGGCACCCTGAACTCTCGTTCTGAGGAATTCAGGTGGATACATTCTGCTTAACCATCTCCCAAGGGATTATTACCTTTCTTCCatgtggaggagggagaagagggggacTTAGGTTGCCCAAGGTCGGGAAGAGGCAGAGGTTTTGTTCCACCAGGAATGGGCTCCACAAACGTGGCTAAAGGGGTGGTTGGGTAGGGCTGAAGTTTCTAGCTCGTTCATGCTTCTTGTGCCCGCTTCCTACGTGTTTTGTCTGCCACAGATGCTGGGGGGAAGCGGGACTTGGAATCGGGTGTCGTAAAATATCCATGGAAAAACACGTTTTTGAATTTGTAAGCCTGAGAACATGGATGTGTAAAGCCTGCTCTTCGAGATCCCGCTCGCCCAAAGAGGCTGTGTGACCTACTTGTTCAGTCAAAGCAGCTTTGATTTCACGTATCGAAATTGCTCGAAGCAAGACCGAACCGTACCTAGCAACAATTAAGAGAATCATTTAAGAAGTGGGAAAAACGATGAAAGGGGAAGTAAAAACCCTAAACAGCCCATTCATAGTGGGTGAATAGAAAAGTCTTCGCGTACCTGATTTGTCACAAATTATTCATCCGAGAAAATTTGGACCTGAACcataagacattttttcttttttatcctctGATATATGAATCAGTGTCACTTTACATCTGAGCGCGGAGCGTTTTGACCTATATAATATCTTAGATGATAGTGGAAATTCAGCTTGAAAAATCTCAAAGCAAAAACGAGAAAGGATGGCATAAGCCAGTAATATGGCATTAGCACATATAGATGCGACTTATCACTGGAAAACATCCCAACAGAAGTCAAAAGAAGAGCGTTTTGTAAATAATAGGATTAGGAAGCAGGTTGGTACTTTGTGGAGCTGGCTATACAATCAAACTGATAACAACTAGATTAATAAGGCAATTCAATCTAAACACGGTGTAGCACTAGAAAGCTTTTCAAAATCAATGCCTATCTGTGCAATTTTAATCGAGGTTGGTCTTTGCCTTTTGAAGCCAAGAGATTTGAAGCTCCGGGTCAGCAAAGTGTAATAAAAtgggctgacttttttttttttttttttccttaacgtGTGCCTCTTAATTAGTGCCTTCCATTTCTTAATGTTTTCCTCTTCCCAGGTGGGGGAAGTGAAGCAGTACAGCGATATTGGCTTGTCTGTGTTGGTAATGAAGCATGGCAGACCTTGGAAAATCCCACGCTTGACTAAACTAGGGGTGTTTTGAGCAGCTGGTTTGCCTGGCTGGTACCCAGCGGTGGGCTGGGCCGAGCCGGATGGCTGGATGGGGCAATACCCACCACGTTATCATATTCACAGCGTGCGTTGCCTTCGACTGTACAAAGGGAGGTTGTAGGGAAGATGTCCAGAAGTTGCAGTGTAGGACACAAAGGGCCAAAAGGCTGATGGTTTTGAAGCCAGAGGAGCTCTTTAGGTTTCACTAAACCAGCTGAGACCTTCAGCCAAGTGTCGTGTCCCAGCTTCAGGCAATCTCCGTGGCTTGGAGAGAGAAACCAAGCCTGGTACAGGGGGCGGTGTCTTTGCCAGCATCCCGGGTGTCCACCAAGAGCATCCCGGCTGCTGCTGGCCAGCGAAGCGGTGAGCCCAGTGCCATGGAGCAAGGCATGGGAAGGTGGCTAGCAGagccctgctctctcctccactGATGAGCCGCCCCCTCCGTGGTCATGTATGACAGCAGAACACTTCGTGCTCTGTTTGCATtacaatattttgaaaactttcacTTTTCACGGTGTGTGAGGGAGAAGGAGTGACCCCTGAAACTGCCCTTGAGGGGCTGCTCCGCAGGGGACGCGGGCAGCCgatctccctccccaccacctctgCACGCAGTGAGGTGGGAGATGTGCTCTCAACCTGTCTTCCTCCCGCCCAGCATCTCCGGCCCCGACGCCTGCCTTAATTTCAGGAGGAGACACGCACAGACCCATCGCTCGGGGCATGTATAGCTAGACTGGATAAGTGCATTTGAATAATACGTTGTGATGCTTCGGATCAGTCCTGCCATCGCTGCAAAACATGGATGAGGTGGGAGCTAACAGGTCTTCTCTACTTCCTAATTTCTGcggttttatattttttttttttcctttcccagagaTTGTGAACCAGCACTTATTCAGGGAGCAGCGTTTCTTTTTCTAAGCCCTTAATCCAGTCCCTATCTGTTTTACAGCAAGTGTGAAGGAGTGTGAATCCCATTTGGAAAGCTCCTTCGGAGGAGGCGTCTCTGAAAAGGACGCGTGGTTTGCACACTAATCCAGTCTGCTCCCACACCCCGCGGTGAACCCCATTAAAGCGGAGGCTTGTTAAATGCCAGTAGGCTCTAGGAATAAGCTAGACCTGCTGTTCCCTTGATGAAccaaaaaatgaaacagctcGCTGACTCTCAGGTTTGTCAAAGGACAGAGGAGAGTGTCGGAGCAGGAATCGCTCTGACTTGGCTGTAGTTGGTCAccggcaggagggaggaaagggacaaccgtcGCGGCGTTTCCAAAGGTTTGATGTTACACGGTGCTCAGCCTAACGAAGGGGTTTACATCACATCCCGCGAGTCTGAAAATCTTTTTGGATGGCACCAGGCGGTCACGCactctatttctttttcatttatgtcTAATgcgttggggatttttttttcaggactggTAGAAATACGTGCTCCTGAGATACATTTTCATTAAGGTATATATTTCCAGGTAACAATATTTCCGCGAGAAAAGAATTTGGTTCTCTTTATGTTCATGTTCATTTGGGTATCTGTGTGGTGGAAACAATAAAACAGAGCAATGGGCACGTGGCAGTTAACACGTGTCTGACAAGGAGCCCAGCTCTCTCTGCGCAGCGCAAAGTGAGCGACTGGTTCTTTGTGACCCCTTTGAAAACAGCAAGCTACAGCGAGAAGGGGCTCTGCAGCCAACTAGGCGCAGACCAAtacttgtatgtatttatttttaagtgaggaTTCACAGGTCCTGTGAGTGGCATTGGTTTCTGAAGTGGCTTGGTCCCACCTATTCTTCATTATAGCATCACAAGGGTGCCGGAAAATTCGGCTGTCTGTTCCCACAGGTCTTGCTCAGGCAGGTCTGCACCCGTCCTCGTGCACTGGTGTCAGGCCACGGGGGTGACAAGGCTGTCACTTCAGGTCTCAGCTCCAGCATGGGAGTGACTGTGGTGAGTTGGCCTCATAGCTTCAGCCGGGTTACACCAAAGGTGGGGACAAGGGACTTCAGGGCACTCATGGGATCAAAGGGGGCTGGAATGGGAGCCTGGGTCCCGGCCTGGGTCactgggagctgggagaaggtgCACTGTGAGGATGAGATCTCCACGAGTCACTCAGGAGGCTGGTGGCTCAGTCTGGATAAAATGGAGGTGTTGGGTGGTCTCAGGTGAAAGCCCAAGGTGAAGACAGCGGCGGTGGGAATCCTGTCCGGATCATTTAGCTCAGTCCCGACCTGGAAGGGACAGGGAAAGTCCCTTGGTAACCTGGAGATGGAGGAGACCTTCTCTCTGCACTGCTGACACCTGACTCGTAAAAAAGAGAGATGTAGTTAATGCAACCTGTAGGCTGCATGCTGCTTTGATGGCAGAGACCAGATGTCTTTGATGGCTGGTTAGATCACGCAGGTATTATTAATTGGGTTGGTTAGGAGCTTTGTTGCCGGAATGACTTTACGGTCGCAGTAGGGCAGCAATGACGATGGATGTGAAAAGCCCTTCACAGGCATCGGGACGTCTGCCTTCTGGATGGGGTGGGATGCGCACGGTGCAGCAGTGTCTCCCTTCGGAGCCCTTCAGAGCAGGATCTCTTGACTGTTGAACAATGCTTGGCAAAGAGGAGCTGGGtttataaataatgcatttcctTTGTCTTGCAGGAGTTCTGGAGGCAGAGGTACAATCAGATCAGCTGTGAACAGCTTACATAGCAAATCTAATAGGTTTGTAAATTAGATTTTgtgttcatttgtttttgctgTAAGGCAGCTATTAATCTGCTTCTCCTCTTCGCTGGATAGTGCTGTTCTTATTTAGCAAATGTAtctgtttcttttcacttctgctttgcattttcttaatcgtttctccccctccttcccccagctcagTGCAATAATCATTTGCAAATAACCAAGAATCTGCAAGTTACGGTGAttgagagaatgagagagagagagagagagttacTTATTGTGAAAATAAGTCAGTGATAGAGTTGCCATTTTCGTAGTTTTACTATGTGCTATTAGACGAGAGATCGCTGTCTTTGACATCAGAACTTCATTCGGTTTTATCATAATGCGCTCCAGTAACGTCGTTCCATTGCAGAGTCATTCCATGGCATCGCAGCCTCATTCAGTGtctctctgtgttatttttccAATGATTTCACGTCAGCCCAGCGTTAAGTGGGGCGGCTGCAACGCTTAGTGACACCACGCGGGAAAGGAAGGGCGATGTCATTCTGCGATGATGTTGCCACCACTTGATTAAAACACGGAAAATGgccaaacccccaaaaaatcatAGTTATTCCCAAGATTTCTGTACCCCGTTTCCTTTATGATTTTTGACGCCTTACAAGTGAGCTTTGCAAGACACGAGGTGATATGGAATAACGCAAGAAGCAAACAAATCCAACAGCCTCGACTGGCAGCCTCTGGAGAGGCGCTGTGCGAACACACGCAAGGACACTCACTGGCAGCCAGCTTTTATAAACACATTTCCTTGTCTTTCCGAAACATTACAGTAGCGTGAGCCACGGTGTGTCCTCGGGAGCTCCTTCCCTGGCCTGGAGATGCGCTCCCGGGAGCTGGATGTTGTCCGTGAGCCTGGGCCGCCAGCTCTGCCCCATCTCTCACTCTTCTCCTTCCTCAGGGTTTCCAGGCTTTTTATAAACGTATTTATTTACAAACCatttcccagctggaaaaagcCCTTTGCGCCAGAGAGGGAGATTCCCTTTAGCTGATAGCGAGTGCTTTGGCTGTGTGTTTTTTCGGAGAGCTCTGAAGTGTGAAGGTTTTTTTCGGGGCTTGCAGACACAACGCACAGCTTCTTGATGAGATGCTTGGGTATTCTCTTTGGAGGGCGGCTGGCTGGAATCAAATATTCAGAGGCTCCCTTAATTCCTGCCATTGGATGTAAATGGCACTGAAGTGCTGGGGGATGATTTGCTGCTTAGAGCAGGGATTAAAAGCTGGGGTCTCCCAGCGATTGTCTCCAAACCGCAGCATCTGGCTGTTGCCCGTCCCCCTGCTCATTTCTGGGTCTGGAGCAGGCGAGACGGATGCTGAAATCCTCGTGCTCGCTTCTAACGGGGGGAAAAGTTACCAGCGAGCCACCCTCTCCCCCTGTTCGGAACGGGATGCTCGTCGCCCGGTCGCAcaagcagcacccagcacctcagctgaattaattaatttctcCTTGGGGTGGAGTGAAGGTTGCACTTCCCTGACGTGGATTTTAACCCgctgcaggagctgagccggctccACTTTGGGGGGCTCACGGGCGGCCACCAGGCAGCGGGTTGGCAACCTCAGCTGCCCTTTGTAGGGGATGTCGCGGTGAATTTGGGGGGCTCCCAGGAGCTCTGGGGTGTCTTGTCTGCGAGTGTGCGGCCGCCAGCCCGGCTTTGCGGAGCCTGCTCGTGGTTTTGTGAGCGTGCCTTTCTGCGGCTAGGTGTGCGGGATTGTGTTTTCTGTGGAGCTGTGCCTGGCTgtaagtctgtgtgtgtgtaagcaAGCAGGTATTTAAGGATTTGTGCCTGTCTGCTTGAGTGTAGCAGAATACAAACAGGCTTTCACTTCTTGTTTCGCTAATAACtacaattttgcttttctgatgaagTTTGAATTCCAGCAGCCGGAGCCGAAGACAGTGATTAGAAGTGCCATTGGGATGCTAACGGAtcctgtctctctccctctccctgtctttcttttctctagaGCTGAAGTAGTAATAAATGACTCTTCGTCTCCAGCTGTTGTTGACAGAAGTAATGAAAGCATTAAGCACAACATTAAACCAGCCTCATCCAAATGGAGACACAACCAGACACTGTCTTTGAAGATCAGGTACTGGTAATTACCTATAGGACAAGAGACAGACTTGGTCCTCTCCAGTGCAAGCTGGCAAATTGCCTCTGTATATCATCTAAAGAAGTcgaggaagaaataaaaggcttATCTCCTGCTGAGCGAGGCTTCATATCTGTAAGCGATCGCTTGGAAATGAATTCCCGGCTGAACCAGCTGGCCTTGCAACGACAAAACGAGGAGCACTTGAGCCCCCATTTTCCAGGCCAAGTGGGGATTAGCGCGTCCTGGCGGTGGGTCGTGCCGGGGGGAAGGAGACCCTCTCGCCGGGGTAAATACAGGGACCCCCCGCTAATGGTGGGCTTCCCCGGGAAGCGATGGGTGAAGGAGCAGGCGTTAAGATGGAGATATCCATTTGTAAGCTGTTCTCAGACAGCATCAGTCAGCTGGGACCAGCCATGGAgcgagggcaggcaggaggcaagaGTCTGTCTTAGGCATGACGCAAATTCTCTCTGTACCCCACCTGATGGGGctgctttctttcctgtcctcAGGAAACAGATCCTGAAGTTCCTGGATGCGGAGAAGGACATTTCGGTGCTGAAGGGGACGCTGAAGCCGGGGGACGTCATCCACTATGTCTTTGACAGGGACAGCACCATGAACGTCTCGCAGAACCTGTACGAGCTGCTGCCCCGCACCTCGCCCCTCAAAGGCAAGCAGTTCCCCACCTGCGCCATCGTCGGCAACTCGGGGGTCCTGCTCAGCAGCGGCTGCGGCCCCGAGATCGACGCGCACAGCTTCGTGATAAGGTGGGGGACTGCGCCCAGctgcgggatggggctgggggtgggggctcAGGGGGGGTTCGGGGCGGTGGAAAGGGGCTGGAGTCCTGGTTGCGTGGTACAGCGCAGCCTCGCAGCCCCGTAGGCTTCAGCGATGCAAACGCCTTGCTGCAAACTCTCCACCCGCCACCAAGTGCTCCTCCAGTGTTCTTGCAAATGCACCGTGTCTTCTAAGGTGCGCTGTTAACCCCCCCAGGGCACCGTtatccccccccccagggcaccatTAGCCCCCAGCACGCCCAGTCCCAAGCActccctcctcttttcccacaTGCATGCCCTCTGGCGAACAAACCCTGTCCTGGGCTCTCCCATGGGCACAAGCTCGATTCTTCCCCACATCGCCTCTGCCCTCGAGCACCGGCTGTGCCGCACGATGCCCTGGCACCACACGTGCGCGCGCCCAGGTCTGTCGCTCCCCTGTGACCGCTCCGTCCCCAGCACCGATGTCCCCACAGACGCGttgccccacggacctgcggcaGCAGATCCCGACCCCCACTGGGACACACGCCGACTTCGCTACCGAAGCTGCGTGAAGTGGCGAGGAGGAGCGCGCCTGCCTCCCATCCCCGCCACCCGAGTACATCTCTGCGCCGAGGGGCTGTAGGAGTCCGCTGGTGATTTATCTGTGTGCAGACATTTGCTTTCTGGCGAGTCTATTATGCAGACAGCCCAATCCATCAGCGGCTCACAGAGGCGGTCCCCGGCGTGGATGTGGGAACGAGGATAATGTCACCTCTGCCCCCAGCTCAAGCCTGCCTGGCTGCCTGCAACTCCGTCCTGTCCGCGGGGGACAGGGCGTTAGCGTTTGCATCCTTAAGTCTAACCAGAGGGAGCAAAGGGAAAAATTGCTTATTGCAGTTCTGGCAAAGTTTAGGGAGGGGCTTTCGTGTCAGGCAGCAAAGttgcaggagaaaagctttttgtGGGTGTAAGGATTGGGATTTTGAGTGACTTCTCCCCAGCCATGTATGCTAGTGCAGGTCTGACATGGACGTGCTCTTCCCACCGTAGGTTCTCTGTGCCACCAAGCCACCACTTGAACCTGCATCTTCCTGGGGAAGGTTTGCTCCATCCAGGCAGCCTTTTCGGTGGGGCTGGCAGTCATCAGCCATGGGCTCTGTGTCCAGGATACGGTTCAGCCCTTCAGATCCAATGTGTATTTGCAGTGATTCTATTCCTGCAGTGAGTGGATCACAAGGGCCCCGCGTGCCAGTAGCTGGATTTTCTTTCCAGCCATTCCCTTAGTTTCCCCATCCGTAAAGTAAGGAAAACAGTAGTAATGGCTGATTATCGAGGCAGATGGTTAGGATGTAACTCCTGCTCGTTAAATACTGTAACTTCACTGTAAAGCACCACAGGAGATCACACAGTGTGCTAACATGTGGGTACCCTCTGGTTTTCACCAAGCGGGAGGAACATCTCTCTGCATCCCCCCGTGAGCAGGTCCCCGGTGACATTTACCCAGCGCCATGTACATGACATGGCCACGCCTTAATGGCCATGGATCCCCCCTCAAGGACCTCCAGGAAACCACCGTATAACGAGGGTGATTTGTTGGCAGTTTATCCCTCAGCCCTGGCATGACACGGGAGCTCGTGGCACGGGAGCTCCCAGGGGAGCACATGTGCCCGTATCCACGTGCGCAGCCTAGGAGGAGGCATCAGTAATACTacagaaagagatatttttttgaAGGTCACAGCCTCCAGACAGGCAAACCCTGTGGAGGCCATGTCCTGGCGTCCACCTCCTGCTGGTGTCATTATCACTGCCGGTGCCACCCGGTCTGCTGTTAGCTGAGACTCaccaggaggagaaaagggactTGGGATAATATTACCCCGGCAAGGCTGGAATTGAGAGGCGAGTGCTTTCCTTGCGTGGGAAAGGCCGTTTCATTTAAAATCTGCTGTGGCAGCAAAGACGGGAGGTTTGTTGCTACGTGTTATTTTTGAAGCGCACCAGAAGAGATACCGATCCGTACAAACCCACCCACCAGACACCAAAGATATGTCTGTTATTAGCATTGCCCCAGAGGAATACGCATGCACATGGCGGCGTGTTGAGGAATGATCGCCCGATATTAGGACGGCTCATCGTTAGCAGGTCAGAGCCTCTCTAATTTAGTACAGAGActcattctccctcctcctcctcccaaaagTGAAGGCGAATGGGCACATCTGTCACTGGCCCTGGCTTTTGGCATCAAACACCCATCATATTTGTCACGGCCCTCTCTCGCGTCCATTATAAAGGGGTATTTGATGTTTCCCCTCGCAGGTGCAATCTGGCCCCTGTCCAGGAGTACTCACAGGACGTGGGCATGAAGACGGACCTGGTGACTATGAACCCCTCGGTCATCCAACGGGCCTTTGAGGACCTGGTGAATGAGACTTggagggagaagctgctgcaACGCCTCCACAGCCTCAATGGCAGCATCCTCTGGATCCCGGCGTTCATGGCCAAGGGGGGCAAGGAGCGAGTGGAGTGGGTGAATGAGCTCATCCTGAAGCATCGCATCAATGTCAGGACTGCCTACCCCTCGCTGCGCCTGCTGCACGCTGTCCGAGGGTGAGAGCA from Chroicocephalus ridibundus chromosome 9, bChrRid1.1, whole genome shotgun sequence encodes:
- the ST8SIA2 gene encoding alpha-2,8-sialyltransferase 8B isoform X1; translation: MPLPCRGWTLALLTLLVGFLIFADISEIEEESGSSGGRGTIRSAVNSLHSKSNRAEVVINDSSSPAVVDRSNESIKHNIKPASSKWRHNQTLSLKIRKQILKFLDAEKDISVLKGTLKPGDVIHYVFDRDSTMNVSQNLYELLPRTSPLKGKQFPTCAIVGNSGVLLSSGCGPEIDAHSFVIRCNLAPVQEYSQDVGMKTDLVTMNPSVIQRAFEDLVNETWREKLLQRLHSLNGSILWIPAFMAKGGKERVEWVNELILKHRINVRTAYPSLRLLHAVRGYWLTNKVHIKRPTTGLLMYTLATRFCNQIYLYGFWPFPLDQNQNPVKYHYYDSLKYGYTSQASPHTMPLEFKALKTLHQQGALKLTVGECDGAT
- the ST8SIA2 gene encoding alpha-2,8-sialyltransferase 8B isoform X2, with protein sequence MPLPCRGWTLALLTLLVGFLIFADISEIEEESGAEVVINDSSSPAVVDRSNESIKHNIKPASSKWRHNQTLSLKIRKQILKFLDAEKDISVLKGTLKPGDVIHYVFDRDSTMNVSQNLYELLPRTSPLKGKQFPTCAIVGNSGVLLSSGCGPEIDAHSFVIRCNLAPVQEYSQDVGMKTDLVTMNPSVIQRAFEDLVNETWREKLLQRLHSLNGSILWIPAFMAKGGKERVEWVNELILKHRINVRTAYPSLRLLHAVRGYWLTNKVHIKRPTTGLLMYTLATRFCNQIYLYGFWPFPLDQNQNPVKYHYYDSLKYGYTSQASPHTMPLEFKALKTLHQQGALKLTVGECDGAT